A section of the bacterium genome encodes:
- a CDS encoding RimK/LysX family protein yields the protein MGMGTRSPLSACRRGAAALAFFFLFALLSAAPAAAGGKREKTVIGPIEKVILQPWGIALEARIDTGAARSSLDARNIEAKGDHVEFDVHHSGGVQKIRLPVKKWKKYRSSSGRSRRPIVVMEFCLAGKRLRIPINLRDRAHMRFPFLVGRITLTQGNFLVDVTREEQTAPGCEKGKP from the coding sequence ATGGGGATGGGGACGCGTTCACCTCTTTCAGCTTGCCGCCGGGGCGCCGCCGCCCTGGCGTTTTTCTTCCTTTTCGCGCTCCTTTCCGCGGCCCCGGCCGCGGCGGGCGGGAAGAGGGAAAAAACCGTCATCGGGCCGATCGAGAAGGTGATCCTCCAGCCGTGGGGGATTGCGCTCGAGGCGCGCATCGACACGGGGGCCGCCCGCTCCTCCCTCGACGCCCGCAACATTGAGGCGAAGGGAGACCACGTCGAGTTCGATGTGCACCACAGCGGGGGGGTGCAGAAAATCCGCCTGCCCGTCAAAAAGTGGAAGAAATATCGATCGAGTTCAGGCCGATCGCGCCGACCCATCGTGGTAATGGAGTTCTGCCTCGCCGGGAAGCGGCTGCGAATCCCCATCAACCTGCGGGACCGCGCGCACATGCGCTTCCCTTTCCTCGTCGGAAGGATAACGCTCACCCAGGGAAATTTTCTCGTGGACGTAACGCGAGAGGAACAAACCGCGCCGGGCTGCGAAAAAGGAAAGCCATAA
- a CDS encoding MaoC/PaaZ C-terminal domain-containing protein: MPEAIACAAWDELEEGASRALSMGPLTRTDFVRFAGANGDFNPNHHDELYAQGSGFPTPFAPGMIQGGYLGRMLTEWLGPHSLRTFRIRFSAQAWPGDMVHCKGKIVKKYEAGGEKRVEVEAEAVSQNGDVLIKGFAVAAPQG, from the coding sequence ATGCCGGAAGCGATCGCCTGCGCCGCGTGGGATGAACTGGAAGAAGGGGCTTCGCGCGCGCTTTCGATGGGGCCCCTCACGCGGACCGACTTCGTCCGCTTCGCGGGCGCGAACGGGGATTTCAACCCGAACCACCACGATGAGCTCTACGCGCAGGGGAGCGGTTTTCCGACGCCCTTCGCCCCGGGGATGATCCAGGGCGGCTATCTGGGCAGAATGCTGACCGAGTGGCTCGGCCCGCACTCGCTGCGCACCTTCCGCATCCGCTTCTCCGCCCAGGCCTGGCCGGGCGACATGGTGCACTGCAAGGGGAAAATCGTGAAGAAATACGAAGCGGGCGGCGAGAAGCGCGTCGAGGTCGAGGCCGAGGCGGTGAGCCAGAACGGCGATGTGCTCATCAAGGGCTTCGCCGTCGCCGCGCCGCAGGGATAG
- a CDS encoding amidohydrolase: protein MNPIQQKALDFIESQRGEAREVGREIWKFAEVALEEHKSAELLEDVLEGAGFDVQRGVGDLPTAFIARWGSGGPVVGILAEYDALPHCGPAHDAQGHGCGHNLFGTASSYAALAVAHALKTTNTPGRIVCFGCPAEETLEGKVYMAKDGAFDGLDAVFCWHPGEQNYARGGSMNAMDSLVFEFYGTAAHSARDPWDGRSALDAVELMNYGVNMMREHMIEEARIHYVIKDGGVAPNVVPAYSRVWYYIRAPKRKDVDALRERVMNCAKAGALATDTKMTWTLLSAVYDVLPNDAMTDVVQRNLEAVGAHTYTDSEKEFARKLGFERPLVEEISPASRRHIRPSNERGNVSWLAPLGSVSTVCHAPGTPGHHWLATQQYGMEIGEKGMFTAAKTLAASALELFTSPDVLKKARAEFEEKTKGFVYDPIVPKDQKPNPLGIR from the coding sequence ATGAACCCCATCCAGCAGAAAGCGCTCGATTTCATCGAATCCCAGCGCGGGGAGGCCCGCGAGGTCGGCCGCGAGATATGGAAGTTCGCCGAGGTGGCCCTCGAGGAGCACAAGTCGGCCGAGCTTCTGGAGGATGTGCTCGAGGGGGCGGGCTTCGATGTCCAGCGGGGCGTCGGCGATCTTCCCACCGCCTTCATCGCGAGATGGGGGAGCGGGGGCCCGGTGGTCGGCATCCTCGCCGAGTACGACGCCCTGCCCCACTGCGGACCGGCCCACGACGCACAGGGGCACGGCTGCGGCCACAACCTCTTCGGCACGGCGAGCAGCTACGCCGCCCTCGCGGTGGCCCACGCCCTGAAAACCACGAACACCCCGGGGCGGATCGTCTGCTTCGGCTGCCCGGCGGAAGAAACCCTCGAGGGAAAAGTCTACATGGCCAAGGACGGGGCCTTCGACGGCCTCGACGCGGTGTTCTGCTGGCACCCCGGCGAGCAGAACTACGCCCGCGGCGGCTCGATGAACGCGATGGACTCCCTCGTCTTCGAGTTCTACGGGACGGCGGCGCACTCCGCGCGCGACCCCTGGGACGGGCGGAGCGCCCTCGACGCGGTGGAGCTGATGAACTACGGCGTCAACATGATGCGCGAGCACATGATCGAGGAGGCTCGCATCCACTACGTCATCAAGGACGGCGGCGTCGCCCCGAACGTCGTGCCGGCCTATTCGCGCGTCTGGTACTACATCCGCGCCCCGAAGCGGAAGGACGTGGACGCGCTCCGCGAGCGGGTGATGAACTGCGCCAAGGCGGGCGCGCTCGCCACCGACACCAAGATGACGTGGACCCTCCTCAGCGCGGTGTACGACGTGCTGCCGAACGATGCGATGACCGATGTCGTGCAGCGCAATCTGGAAGCCGTCGGCGCCCACACCTACACCGATTCGGAAAAGGAATTCGCCCGCAAGCTCGGCTTCGAGCGCCCGCTGGTGGAGGAAATATCCCCCGCGAGCCGCCGCCACATCCGCCCGAGCAACGAGCGGGGGAACGTGAGCTGGCTCGCCCCGCTCGGGAGCGTGAGCACGGTCTGCCACGCGCCCGGCACACCGGGACACCACTGGCTCGCGACGCAGCAGTACGGGATGGAGATCGGGGAAAAAGGGATGTTCACCGCCGCGAAGACCCTCGCCGCCTCGGCGCTGGAGCTCTTCACCTCGCCCGATGTCCTGAAAAAAGCCCGCGCCGAGTTCGAGGAAAAAACCAAGGGCTTCGTCTACGACCCCATCGTCCCGAAGGATCAGAAGCCGAACCCGCTGGGGATTAGATAA
- a CDS encoding aldo/keto reductase produces MEKRTLGSTGLEVTVVGFGAMTIGGIFGPVDDNESNRALHAAIDNGMNFIDTSDAYGTGHSETVIGKFLKERSDRGDIIIFTKGGNNMVTGQYNFTPEYIESCLNGSLQRLGIERIDLYLLHNPKEENMAAEDSYALLEKAKDAGKIKHWGVSLNTDAECDAAIGQGRPAVFQMEYNVLQQSPAGPFKRAKSAGMGVISRVPLKRGFLSGRIDEAFEFAEGDRRKGILSPENIRKFQGKLDLVQEVAAHMGVPAAEVALRFCVSNPDVSCVIPGIRTPEQSAQNAKASTPLPADALKRLLG; encoded by the coding sequence ATGGAAAAAAGAACCCTGGGCAGCACCGGCCTCGAAGTCACCGTCGTGGGCTTCGGCGCGATGACCATCGGCGGCATCTTCGGCCCGGTGGACGATAACGAGAGCAACCGGGCGCTTCACGCGGCCATTGATAACGGCATGAACTTCATCGACACCTCGGACGCCTACGGGACGGGCCACAGCGAGACCGTGATCGGAAAGTTCCTCAAGGAGCGCTCCGATCGCGGCGACATCATCATTTTCACCAAGGGCGGCAACAACATGGTGACGGGGCAGTACAACTTCACCCCCGAGTACATCGAGAGCTGCCTGAACGGGAGCCTCCAGCGCCTCGGCATCGAGCGCATCGACCTCTACCTGCTGCACAATCCGAAAGAAGAGAACATGGCGGCCGAGGACAGCTACGCCCTTCTGGAAAAGGCGAAGGACGCGGGCAAGATCAAGCACTGGGGCGTTTCGCTGAACACCGACGCGGAGTGCGACGCGGCCATCGGGCAGGGCCGCCCCGCCGTCTTCCAGATGGAGTACAACGTCCTCCAGCAGAGCCCGGCCGGGCCCTTCAAGCGGGCGAAATCCGCCGGGATGGGCGTCATCTCGCGCGTTCCCCTCAAGCGCGGCTTCCTCTCGGGGCGCATTGATGAGGCCTTCGAGTTCGCCGAGGGCGACCGCCGCAAGGGCATCCTCTCCCCCGAGAACATCCGCAAGTTCCAGGGCAAGCTCGACCTCGTGCAGGAAGTGGCCGCTCACATGGGCGTCCCGGCGGCGGAGGTGGCGCTGCGCTTTTGCGTCTCGAACCCGGATGTCTCCTGCGTCATCCCCGGCATCCGGACGCCGGAGCAGTCCGCGCAGAACGCCAAGGCCTCAACGCCGCTCCCCGCGGACGCCCTCAAGCGCCTCCTCGGCTAG
- a CDS encoding MaoC family dehydratase N-terminal domain-containing protein — protein sequence MPLDPAVLKREFSEFTLEVERSKIREFAIVLGLQDPVHTDVAAARAAGYDDLLAPATFTRQFWHENDGNDPMPHLGYDPKRRLHGEQEFEYHKPLVAGMVLKGRNQIISHHEKEGKRGGMMTFVVIETRFTDQAGDLVQVARRTLIETAAPPKES from the coding sequence ATGCCGCTCGATCCGGCGGTTCTGAAAAGGGAGTTTTCCGAGTTCACCCTCGAGGTGGAGCGGAGCAAGATCAGGGAGTTCGCTATCGTCCTCGGCCTTCAGGACCCGGTGCACACCGATGTCGCGGCCGCGCGGGCGGCGGGCTACGATGACCTTCTCGCCCCGGCGACGTTCACCCGCCAGTTCTGGCACGAAAACGACGGGAACGACCCGATGCCGCATCTGGGGTACGATCCCAAGCGCAGGCTCCACGGCGAGCAGGAATTCGAATATCACAAGCCCCTTGTGGCGGGGATGGTGCTGAAGGGCCGCAATCAGATCATCTCCCACCACGAGAAGGAAGGGAAAAGAGGCGGAATGATGACCTTCGTCGTGATCGAGACGCGCTTCACCGATCAGGCGGGCGATCTGGTCCAGGTGGCGCGCCGCACCCTCATCGAGACGGCGGCGCCGCCAAAAGAATCGTAA
- a CDS encoding ATP-binding protein — translation MIQKPLSEIDLDVLQGLIADEVREGKTIDYKRDLSVDTGDQKKEFLADLSSFANTASGDLIIGMEEQEGVPVAIPGIILPDVDREIQRLHSIIQEGVEPRIPSVEIQPVSVGDEKWVLVVRIGKSWISPHRASYRGHGHFYARNSAGKYRLDVGELRTAFTLAEGTAEKIRNFRIDRLARIIGGETPVPIREGVKIALHLIPLAAFTSGNFIEMPLDHDRRADFAPLSGSISDWRNNLDGFVCYSGNPPRPHRAYLQLFRTGVVETVEISVYGEGNIINGPGYEVEIVQSVKRYLKQLQILGIGMPVYIFLSVLDASGAVLRLPESWHFRRGGEYGHQADRNEFILPEAVIEDYDTDIPVALKPQFDMIWNAFGYDGSINFDAEGNWIGENRRN, via the coding sequence ATGATACAGAAACCCCTTTCTGAAATCGATCTCGATGTCCTTCAAGGCCTCATCGCCGATGAGGTCCGCGAAGGGAAAACGATCGATTACAAAAGAGATTTGTCGGTAGATACAGGCGATCAGAAGAAAGAATTTCTCGCCGATCTTTCTTCTTTCGCTAACACCGCGAGCGGTGATTTAATAATTGGAATGGAAGAGCAAGAAGGTGTTCCCGTGGCCATTCCCGGCATCATTCTTCCCGATGTTGATCGAGAAATTCAACGTCTGCACAGTATCATCCAGGAAGGTGTTGAGCCGCGTATTCCGAGTGTAGAGATTCAGCCTGTTTCTGTGGGGGATGAGAAATGGGTCTTGGTTGTTCGGATAGGGAAAAGTTGGATTTCACCGCATCGGGCGTCTTACCGTGGACACGGCCACTTTTATGCCCGGAATTCTGCCGGGAAATATCGTTTGGATGTAGGTGAACTGCGGACGGCTTTTACGCTAGCAGAAGGCACTGCCGAAAAGATTCGCAATTTCCGCATTGATAGACTTGCTAGAATTATAGGTGGAGAAACACCTGTGCCTATACGGGAGGGGGTTAAGATTGCGCTTCACCTAATTCCTTTAGCTGCTTTTACATCAGGAAATTTTATTGAGATGCCTTTGGATCATGATAGGCGAGCAGATTTTGCTCCACTTAGTGGGTCTATCTCTGATTGGCGAAACAATCTAGATGGGTTTGTGTGTTACTCAGGAAATCCTCCGAGACCTCATCGGGCATATCTGCAACTTTTTCGAACGGGAGTGGTGGAGACGGTTGAAATTTCTGTCTATGGCGAAGGGAATATTATAAATGGGCCTGGGTATGAAGTTGAAATTGTTCAAAGTGTGAAAAGATATTTAAAACAGTTGCAAATTCTTGGAATTGGCATGCCTGTTTATATTTTTTTATCTGTGTTGGATGCTTCTGGTGCTGTATTGCGTTTGCCGGAGTCATGGCATTTTCGCAGAGGTGGCGAGTATGGGCATCAAGCAGATCGAAATGAATTTATTCTTCCCGAGGCCGTGATTGAAGATTATGACACTGACATACCCGTTGCTCTCAAACCTCAATTCGATATGATTTGGAACGCTTTTGGCTATGATGGTTCAATTAACTTTGATGCTGAAGGCAACTGGATAGGTGAAAATCGAAGGAACTAA
- a CDS encoding acyl-CoA/acyl-ACP dehydrogenase gives MDFDFSDQQKLMQRTLHELLGRVCPPDYAMECDKKGEAPVEAYRALAKDGWIGVNTPEEFGGMGGDEVDLAIVLETAGMHYLDLATMIFRNVCYGIEAVLKSGTEAQKKAFIPATVRGDAYFAFSLTEPDAGSDAAAIITRASREGDLFRITGTKNFTSGMPIATHILVATRTDATGDKHEGITNFIVPADREGIEWTKLELLGHRAMGTCIVHYGGGEARADEIRGEEGGGWKGLMDYITTERLCLSAARTGAAAAALNLALDHAKERQQFGRPIGKFQAVSHMLTEMHVLVDTARLQVYRFAWLASQGRAGRIEAATLKLYAGEAYKKVADLGVQVMGGYGYSAEYAMERHYRDARLAPIGAGTSEIQRNIIAKELGL, from the coding sequence ATGGATTTCGATTTCAGCGATCAGCAGAAGCTGATGCAGCGCACCCTCCACGAGCTGCTCGGGCGCGTGTGTCCTCCCGATTACGCCATGGAATGCGACAAGAAAGGGGAGGCCCCTGTCGAAGCCTACCGCGCGCTGGCGAAAGACGGCTGGATCGGCGTCAACACCCCGGAGGAATTCGGCGGCATGGGCGGGGACGAGGTGGACCTTGCCATCGTCCTCGAGACGGCGGGGATGCACTACCTCGATCTGGCCACCATGATCTTCCGCAACGTCTGCTACGGCATCGAGGCGGTGCTCAAGAGCGGCACCGAGGCGCAGAAAAAAGCGTTCATCCCCGCAACGGTGCGGGGCGACGCCTATTTCGCCTTCAGCCTCACCGAGCCCGATGCGGGCTCCGATGCGGCGGCCATCATCACCCGCGCGAGCCGGGAGGGCGACCTCTTCCGCATCACGGGTACGAAGAATTTCACCTCGGGGATGCCCATCGCCACCCACATTCTTGTCGCCACGCGCACCGACGCCACCGGCGATAAGCACGAGGGCATCACGAACTTCATCGTCCCCGCGGATCGCGAGGGCATCGAGTGGACGAAGCTCGAACTTCTCGGCCACCGCGCCATGGGCACCTGCATCGTGCATTACGGCGGGGGGGAAGCGCGGGCGGACGAAATTCGCGGCGAGGAGGGCGGCGGCTGGAAGGGTTTGATGGACTACATCACCACCGAGCGGCTGTGTCTTTCGGCGGCGCGGACGGGCGCGGCGGCGGCGGCCCTGAATCTCGCGCTCGATCACGCGAAGGAGCGCCAGCAGTTCGGCCGCCCGATCGGAAAATTCCAGGCGGTGAGCCACATGCTGACCGAGATGCACGTGCTCGTGGACACGGCCCGGCTCCAGGTCTACCGCTTCGCCTGGCTCGCCTCGCAGGGAAGGGCGGGCCGCATCGAGGCCGCCACCCTCAAGCTCTACGCCGGGGAGGCCTACAAGAAAGTGGCCGACCTCGGGGTGCAGGTGATGGGCGGCTACGGCTACAGCGCCGAGTACGCGATGGAGCGCCACTACCGCGACGCGCGCCTTGCCCCCATCGGAGCGGGGACGAGCGAGATCCAGCGCAACATCATCGCCAAGGAGTTGGGGCTCTAG
- a CDS encoding UUP1 family membrane protein — protein sequence MLKKNLTAWIVAALFLFPVALIAYRVLALGYPLFPAAGGSSWRISMETRISRPSLGQAVLTVGLPYQRPGLTVLEEFFSSGTLGLGLTREGLNRFAIWSGEVGSEGELVTYNASVIVRRLKLRSTPPLRLMPYPPQIGEKERALLERLAKPRLPLPPPTRLDNARAAIRGEWPSPAPAQEDLTAWRRFILNQGRELAIIGLLRAARLNAREVQGLRLTPSIRLRPLKFIEVWSGSEWLHLRPVSGEALAIPQEQFLRLSTGIGKGFRVSEARVDISRWEVRRRLLGDWHLHYERIRRSTRFLDKWSFFHMPRQFQETFQILLLVPIGALMISLLRNMVGFPTFGVFMPVLMALAFRTTGLAYGLGVFAFIMGAGYFMRNFLDRMHLLLVPRLSLMLTAVIALLSFVALAGNQFGIREFMAVGLLPFVILVMVIERFFVAIEEAGVRQGIQMALGSAAVAIIAYSILLWEQLQLTFFLYPELTFAVGGALLLIGRYTGYRLFELVRFKAFRSQP from the coding sequence ATGCTGAAAAAAAACCTGACGGCCTGGATAGTCGCTGCCCTGTTTCTCTTTCCCGTTGCGCTGATCGCCTACCGCGTTCTGGCCCTCGGCTACCCGCTGTTTCCGGCGGCGGGCGGAAGCTCTTGGCGGATCTCCATGGAGACCCGCATCTCACGCCCGAGCCTGGGCCAGGCCGTGCTCACGGTGGGGCTTCCCTACCAGCGGCCCGGCCTCACCGTGCTCGAGGAGTTCTTCTCCTCGGGGACGCTCGGGCTCGGCCTCACGCGGGAGGGATTGAACCGCTTCGCCATCTGGAGCGGCGAGGTGGGCAGCGAGGGAGAACTCGTGACCTACAACGCCTCCGTCATCGTGCGGAGACTCAAGCTGAGGTCCACCCCGCCGCTGCGGCTCATGCCCTACCCCCCCCAAATCGGCGAAAAGGAGCGCGCGCTCCTCGAGCGGCTCGCCAAGCCCCGGCTGCCCCTCCCGCCCCCCACGCGCCTCGACAACGCGCGCGCGGCCATCCGGGGCGAGTGGCCATCGCCCGCCCCCGCCCAGGAGGACCTCACCGCCTGGCGGCGCTTCATCCTGAACCAGGGGCGCGAGCTGGCCATCATCGGTCTTCTGCGGGCCGCCCGCCTCAACGCGCGGGAGGTGCAGGGCCTGCGCCTGACGCCGAGCATACGGCTCCGGCCGCTGAAGTTTATAGAGGTGTGGTCGGGCAGCGAGTGGCTTCATCTCCGCCCGGTTTCGGGCGAGGCGCTCGCCATCCCGCAGGAGCAGTTCCTCCGCCTCTCGACCGGAATCGGCAAGGGATTTCGAGTGTCGGAGGCCCGGGTGGACATCTCCCGCTGGGAGGTGCGGCGCCGGCTCCTCGGCGACTGGCACCTGCACTACGAGCGCATCCGGCGCTCGACCCGCTTTCTCGACAAGTGGTCCTTCTTCCATATGCCGCGCCAGTTCCAGGAGACTTTTCAGATTCTCCTCCTCGTTCCCATCGGCGCGCTCATGATCTCCCTCCTGCGGAACATGGTGGGCTTTCCCACCTTCGGCGTCTTCATGCCCGTGCTGATGGCGCTGGCTTTCCGCACCACGGGGCTGGCCTACGGCCTCGGGGTGTTCGCCTTCATCATGGGGGCCGGCTACTTCATGCGGAACTTCCTCGACAGGATGCACCTGCTGCTCGTCCCCCGCCTCTCCTTGATGCTGACGGCGGTCATCGCTCTTCTTTCGTTCGTGGCCCTCGCGGGCAACCAGTTCGGGATTCGCGAGTTCATGGCGGTCGGGCTTCTCCCCTTCGTCATCCTCGTCATGGTGATCGAGCGCTTCTTCGTGGCCATCGAGGAGGCGGGCGTGCGCCAGGGCATCCAGATGGCGCTCGGCAGCGCCGCCGTGGCGATCATCGCCTACAGCATCCTGCTCTGGGAACAGCTCCAGCTCACCTTCTTCCTCTATCCCGAACTCACCTTCGCCGTGGGGGGCGCCCTTCTGCTCATCGGCCGCTACACCGGGTACCGGCTCTTCGAGCTGGTGCGGTTCAAGGCCTTCCGGAGCCAGCCATGA
- a CDS encoding alpha-L-glutamate ligase-like protein, with amino-acid sequence MINLFQAARELRAAGVLGMNRRNADYIMAYNPRSSFPLVDDKVMTDYVATTHGVPMPPILKVIEHNSEIEGFETTLGATREFAIKPARGAGGSGIVLVRDWNEAGFIKPSGDTIPRKEAYHHISNILSGIFSLAGQPDRAIIQSLVHPDPVFEAVSYRGVPDIRIVVYRGVPAMAMTRLPTRASDGKANLHRGAIGAGISISAGVTRNAVCRGEVVAEHPDTGNPVSGVKVPYWPEMLLAAARSFDMTGMGYLGVDQVIDRDRGPVMLELNARPGLAIQVANRIGLWGRLQQVEAAPPEAFVTAEARVAWARRTFAPAA; translated from the coding sequence ATGATCAATCTCTTCCAGGCCGCGCGCGAGCTGCGCGCGGCGGGCGTTCTCGGGATGAACCGGCGGAACGCGGACTACATCATGGCCTACAACCCGCGGTCCTCCTTCCCGCTGGTGGACGACAAGGTGATGACCGACTACGTGGCGACTACGCACGGCGTCCCGATGCCGCCGATCCTCAAGGTGATCGAGCACAACAGCGAGATCGAAGGCTTCGAGACAACGCTCGGCGCCACCCGCGAGTTCGCCATCAAGCCCGCCCGCGGGGCGGGGGGAAGCGGCATCGTCCTCGTGCGCGACTGGAACGAGGCAGGCTTCATCAAGCCCAGCGGCGATACGATCCCCCGCAAGGAGGCCTACCATCACATCTCCAACATCCTCTCGGGCATCTTCTCCCTCGCCGGCCAGCCCGACCGGGCCATCATCCAGTCACTGGTCCATCCCGATCCGGTCTTCGAAGCCGTCAGCTACCGTGGCGTGCCGGACATCCGCATCGTCGTCTACCGCGGGGTGCCCGCAATGGCGATGACCCGCCTGCCGACCCGGGCATCGGACGGGAAGGCCAACCTCCACCGGGGCGCCATCGGCGCGGGCATCTCCATCTCGGCCGGCGTGACGCGCAACGCCGTCTGCCGCGGCGAGGTGGTGGCCGAACACCCCGACACCGGCAATCCGGTGAGCGGGGTCAAGGTGCCCTACTGGCCGGAGATGCTGCTCGCCGCGGCGCGCTCCTTCGACATGACGGGGATGGGCTATCTCGGGGTGGATCAGGTCATCGATCGCGACCGGGGTCCCGTGATGCTCGAACTCAACGCCCGGCCGGGCCTCGCCATCCAGGTGGCGAACCGGATCGGGCTCTGGGGAAGACTCCAGCAGGTGGAGGCCGCCCCGCCGGAAGCTTTCGTCACCGCCGAGGCGCGGGTGGCGTGGGCGCGGCGCACCTTCGCGCCCGCTGCCTGA
- the selD gene encoding selenide, water dikinase SelD: MGPEDLRIALSGFEPFTDPNILYGTNAGDDTGVYKLREDLALVQTVDFFTPIVDDPYDYGQIAAANALSDCFTMGAQPVTGLNLVAFPCDLGLDILGRVMAGGADKTREAGAVIIGGHSVDDPEPKFGMAVTGVVDPRKMITNRGAKPGDKLVLTKKIGTGIITNVTKAGNPLIEAAKSIFGGGGKLKGGVFEEAVASMKALNRKASEVMQRVGVNACTDITGFGLVGHLHNVMEASRAAARIRFSEVPQFDDLLPHAMVGTAGGGERNRYWTKDFSGAKADVSEEMIALLNDAQTSGGLMMAVSAEKAAELIRELRAAGATAAAIIGEVIEGAPGRVEIEV; the protein is encoded by the coding sequence CTGGGTCCGGAGGACCTGCGGATAGCCCTCAGCGGCTTTGAGCCTTTTACCGACCCCAACATCCTCTACGGGACGAACGCCGGGGACGACACGGGCGTCTACAAGCTGCGCGAGGATCTGGCCCTCGTCCAGACGGTGGATTTCTTCACCCCCATCGTGGACGACCCCTACGACTACGGCCAGATCGCGGCGGCGAACGCCCTGAGCGACTGCTTCACCATGGGCGCCCAGCCGGTGACGGGGCTGAATCTGGTGGCATTTCCCTGCGATCTGGGTCTCGATATTTTGGGGCGCGTCATGGCGGGCGGCGCCGACAAGACCCGCGAGGCGGGCGCCGTCATCATCGGCGGCCACAGCGTGGACGACCCCGAGCCCAAGTTCGGCATGGCCGTCACCGGCGTTGTGGACCCCCGCAAGATGATCACCAACCGGGGGGCGAAGCCCGGGGACAAGCTCGTTCTCACCAAGAAGATCGGCACCGGCATCATCACCAACGTCACGAAGGCGGGAAACCCCCTCATCGAGGCGGCGAAGAGCATCTTCGGCGGCGGCGGCAAGCTCAAGGGCGGCGTCTTCGAGGAGGCGGTCGCGTCCATGAAGGCGCTCAACCGCAAGGCGAGCGAGGTGATGCAGCGGGTGGGGGTGAACGCCTGCACCGACATCACCGGCTTCGGCCTGGTGGGACACCTCCACAACGTCATGGAGGCGAGCAGGGCGGCCGCGCGGATCCGTTTTTCCGAGGTCCCCCAGTTCGACGATCTGCTCCCCCACGCCATGGTCGGCACCGCGGGGGGCGGTGAGCGCAACCGCTACTGGACGAAGGATTTCAGCGGGGCGAAGGCGGATGTGAGCGAGGAGATGATCGCCCTCCTGAACGATGCGCAGACCTCGGGCGGCCTCATGATGGCGGTTTCGGCCGAAAAAGCCGCAGAACTCATCCGCGAGCTCCGCGCCGCGGGCGCCACCGCCGCCGCCATCATCGGCGAGGTCATCGAGGGCGCACCGGGCAGGGTCGAGATCGAGGTGTAG
- a CDS encoding CoA transferase, giving the protein MLEGYRIIELGQVIAGTLGGTVLADMGAEVIKVESPTGDLGRNPAIAGMNTISSIFLTFNRNKKSVVLDLKMDEGKRAFLDLVAVSDAVMANFRPGTMRRLGLGFDVLKSRNPDIVFVESSGYGDKGPWRDHPAFDIVLQAMGGHMSITGEPNRPPARNGAPTADLFTALYTGLACMAGLLGKAKGKKGGAHYEVPMFDTQLAMLGYIATMYLNRGEIPEPPGNAHEYMVPYQAFPTKTIYIVVSPREDRFWKKMCEVIEAPELAEDARFLTNDLRARNRAVLLPMLEEIFMRRPGEAWLELLGKAGVPSAPVNPLDRALENEQVAARNLIRSYEFPGEGKVRVVGSPIFDVAAGSNPDPRPAPLLGEHTGEVLREVLNYPNAQVAALFESGAAQAPKTPTAPPKK; this is encoded by the coding sequence ATGCTCGAAGGCTACCGCATTATCGAACTGGGACAGGTCATCGCCGGAACGCTCGGCGGGACGGTGCTCGCCGACATGGGCGCCGAGGTCATCAAGGTGGAGTCCCCCACGGGCGACCTGGGCCGCAACCCCGCCATCGCGGGGATGAACACCATCTCCAGCATCTTTCTGACGTTCAACCGGAACAAGAAGAGCGTCGTGCTCGACCTGAAGATGGACGAGGGAAAGCGCGCCTTTCTCGATCTCGTTGCCGTTTCCGATGCCGTCATGGCGAACTTCCGGCCGGGGACGATGCGCCGCCTCGGCCTCGGCTTCGATGTGCTCAAGTCCCGCAATCCGGACATCGTCTTCGTCGAATCGAGCGGCTACGGCGACAAGGGCCCCTGGCGCGATCACCCCGCTTTCGACATCGTTCTTCAGGCGATGGGCGGCCACATGTCGATCACCGGCGAGCCGAACCGCCCGCCCGCGCGGAACGGCGCCCCCACGGCGGACCTTTTCACCGCCCTCTACACCGGCCTTGCGTGCATGGCCGGGCTGCTCGGCAAAGCCAAGGGCAAGAAAGGCGGCGCCCACTACGAAGTGCCCATGTTCGACACCCAACTCGCCATGCTCGGCTACATCGCGACGATGTACCTCAACCGCGGCGAGATTCCCGAGCCCCCCGGCAACGCGCACGAGTACATGGTGCCCTACCAGGCCTTCCCGACGAAGACGATCTACATCGTCGTCTCCCCGCGGGAGGACAGGTTCTGGAAAAAGATGTGCGAGGTCATCGAGGCGCCCGAGTTGGCCGAGGATGCGCGCTTTCTCACGAACGATCTGCGCGCGAGGAACCGGGCCGTGCTCCTGCCGATGCTGGAGGAAATCTTCATGCGGCGTCCCGGGGAGGCGTGGCTTGAGCTGCTCGGGAAGGCGGGCGTTCCCTCCGCGCCGGTCAATCCGCTCGACCGCGCGCTCGAAAACGAGCAGGTCGCGGCGCGGAACCTCATCCGCAGCTACGAATTCCCCGGCGAGGGCAAGGTCCGCGTCGTCGGAAGTCCCATCTTCGATGTGGCCGCCGGGAGCAACCCGGACCCGCGGCCCGCTCCCCTGCTCGGGGAACACACCGGGGAGGTGCTGCGCGAAGTGCTGAACTACCCCAATGCGCAGGTGGCCGCCCTTTTCGAATCAGGCGCGGCCCAGGCCCCGAAAACCCCCACGGCGCCGCCGAAGAAATAG